The Vibrio pomeroyi genome window below encodes:
- the holA gene encoding DNA polymerase III subunit delta has protein sequence MRIFADRLSEQLSKQLSNVYLIFGNEPLLLQESREAILKAAKQQGFEERHRFAIDNSLDWNEVYDCTQALSLFSSRQVIELELPESGVNAAIAKELLAISEHIHSDILLILVGTKLTKAQESAKWFKALSNQGHWVSCLTPDVSRLPQFVQARCRQIGLSPDPEAIQMLAQWHEGNLFALTQSLEKLALQYPDGKLTLVRLEESLSRHNHFTPFHWSDALLAGKGNRAQRILRQLEAEGVEPVILLRSIQRELALLLQMQQQMKQMPIGQVFEKHRIWQSKKPLYNAALTRVSISRLHSLFALLTQAELMTKTQYEQSPWPLIHQLSVEFCIPSASIPFHA, from the coding sequence ATGCGTATTTTTGCCGATCGTTTGTCGGAGCAACTGTCTAAACAGCTGAGCAATGTTTACCTGATTTTTGGTAACGAACCTCTGCTGTTACAAGAGAGCCGAGAAGCGATCCTGAAAGCTGCTAAACAACAAGGCTTCGAAGAACGTCACCGCTTTGCGATCGATAACAGTCTCGATTGGAATGAAGTTTACGATTGCACTCAAGCACTCAGCTTATTCTCTAGCCGTCAGGTCATCGAGCTTGAGCTTCCGGAGTCGGGTGTCAATGCGGCGATAGCAAAAGAATTGCTCGCCATTTCTGAGCATATTCATAGTGATATTCTATTAATATTGGTTGGCACTAAGCTAACCAAAGCTCAAGAGAGTGCAAAATGGTTTAAAGCACTCTCTAATCAAGGACACTGGGTAAGCTGTTTAACTCCAGATGTCAGCCGATTGCCTCAATTTGTCCAAGCACGCTGTCGCCAAATCGGTTTATCACCAGATCCTGAAGCGATTCAAATGCTAGCGCAATGGCATGAAGGCAACCTTTTTGCGTTGACTCAAAGCCTAGAGAAACTGGCGCTACAATACCCAGATGGAAAGCTCACTTTAGTACGCTTAGAAGAATCGCTGAGTCGCCACAACCATTTTACTCCATTCCATTGGAGTGATGCGTTACTGGCAGGTAAAGGCAATCGAGCACAGCGGATTCTAAGACAGCTAGAAGCGGAAGGGGTTGAACCTGTTATTCTACTGCGTAGCATACAACGTGAGCTTGCTCTGTTATTGCAGATGCAGCAACAAATGAAACAGATGCCAATTGGTCAGGTTTTCGAAAAACACCGCATCTGGCAATCTAAAAAGCCGCTTTATAACGCCGCGCTAACAAGAGTTTCGATTTCTCGATTACACTCCTTGTTCGCGTTGCTCACTCAAGCTGAATTGATGACAAAAACTCAATACGAGCAGTCGCCATGGCCACTAATTCATCAGTTAAGCGTAGAGTTTTGTATCCCTTCAGCTTCAATACCATTCCACGCATAA